A genomic region of Trifolium pratense cultivar HEN17-A07 linkage group LG3, ARS_RC_1.1, whole genome shotgun sequence contains the following coding sequences:
- the LOC123913483 gene encoding uncharacterized protein LOC123913483 has protein sequence MNQQECKTMEKLKEFIGLFEIKNLNELCLFNEHGTFIVLAWYQSVVEGVDMWYEDGSSKIIPKYRMKVKVSHGDEEAVFKLFDAEVEKLAMETCPLLLSMGEACSLFPDEMEIIYGEPILFKVEKSVVEAKGDSNCFKVLSICNEISLLDLFFDKYFTNFDSTRATSRIVLLPDLNDDPTLKESAYSSDEQNLANDAVLSTVKEAVDVEIKSFKRKIEDVVAGVVCLNNQQAEKFAKFVYK, from the exons ATGAATCAACAAGAATGTAAAACTatggaaaaattgaaagaatttaTTGGTCTTTTTGAAATTAAGAATCTCAATGAATTATGTTTGTTTAATGAACATGGTACTTTTATTGTTCTTGCTTGGTATCAATCGGTTGTAGAGGGTGTAGACATGTGGTATGAAGATGGATCATCCAAAATTATACCCAA GTATAGAATGAAAGTAAAAGTTAGTCATGGGGATGAAGAAGCTGTCTTTAAACTTTTTGATGCAGAGGTTGAAAAATTGGCTATGGAGACATGTCCATTATTGCTTTCAATG GGTGAAGCATGTTCATTGTTTCCAGATGAAATGGAGATCATTTATGGTGAGCCTATTCTATTCAAAGTTGAAAAATCTGTTGTGGAAGCCAAAGGAGATTCCAACTGCTTCAAAGTATTAAGTATATGCAATGAAATTTCTTTACTTGATTTGTTCTTTGATAAATACTTTACTAATTTTGATAGCACT CGAGCTACTTCCCGTATCGTTTTGTTGCCAGACTTGAATGATGATCCAACTTTGAAAGAATCTGCATATAGTAGTGATGAACAGAATTTAGCTAATGATGCAGTTCTTTCCACTGTCAAAGAAGCTGTAGATGTAGAAATCAAATCTTTTAAAAGAAAGATTGAAGATGTTGTTGCTGGTGTTGTGTGCTTGAACAATCAGCAAGCTGAGAAATTTGCAAAgtttgtttataaataa